In one window of Ferrovum sp. PN-J185 DNA:
- a CDS encoding amidohydrolase, producing the protein MSFMLIMINEQLTANPTMTQPASIQLLIEQYCQQFINELVALRRDFHQHPELSNREYRTSRIVATYLEQLGLSVTREVAHTGVVGLLHGSQPGPTIALRADMDALPVSENHSTLSFASHVKSEYEGKEVDVMHACGHDCHTAILLIVAKILSNLKEHWQGTIKFIFQPAEEGPPEGEEGGAELMIAEGVLNDPAPLAIFGLHVIAGMKSGHIGYRSGAAMASSDTLKITIKGNQTHGAMPWLGVDPIVVASQVILGLQTITSRQIDVTHEPAIVTIACIQGGIRDNIIPDQVKLLGTIRTFDEDMRVDIAKRVTETAKHIAMSAGAQAEVQIDRGYSVTVNDPQLTEKMVHSLEIAAGKEKVFIAPKLTGAEDFSKYQQYIPGLFFFLGITPEESSHGQAAPNHSPHFTVDESALPVGVKALCQLAIDALSLFGQK; encoded by the coding sequence ATGAGCTTTATGCTTATAATGATTAATGAACAATTAACTGCTAATCCTACCATGACACAACCTGCATCCATACAGTTATTGATTGAACAATATTGCCAACAATTTATAAATGAATTGGTTGCACTGCGTCGAGATTTTCATCAACATCCTGAACTCTCAAACCGTGAGTATCGTACCTCGCGAATCGTGGCCACTTACCTAGAGCAACTGGGTTTATCTGTCACCCGCGAAGTGGCCCACACAGGAGTTGTCGGCTTATTACATGGTAGCCAACCAGGTCCTACTATTGCACTGCGTGCAGATATGGATGCCTTACCTGTTAGTGAAAATCATTCAACTTTAAGTTTTGCCTCGCACGTCAAGAGCGAGTATGAGGGTAAAGAAGTTGATGTTATGCATGCCTGTGGCCATGATTGTCACACTGCCATACTCCTTATTGTGGCAAAGATTCTCAGTAACCTAAAAGAGCATTGGCAGGGCACGATTAAATTTATTTTTCAACCTGCTGAAGAAGGGCCACCAGAGGGAGAAGAAGGCGGAGCTGAATTAATGATTGCTGAGGGAGTGCTCAATGACCCAGCACCTTTAGCTATATTTGGCTTACATGTTATTGCCGGCATGAAGTCAGGGCATATTGGTTACCGTTCAGGGGCGGCCATGGCAAGCTCTGATACCTTAAAAATTACCATAAAAGGCAATCAAACACATGGGGCGATGCCTTGGCTAGGAGTAGATCCTATTGTGGTTGCCTCACAGGTTATTCTGGGATTACAAACCATTACTAGTCGCCAAATAGATGTTACTCATGAACCAGCGATTGTTACTATCGCCTGTATCCAAGGAGGGATTCGTGACAACATTATTCCAGATCAGGTAAAGCTACTTGGAACCATTCGAACATTTGATGAAGACATGCGTGTAGATATTGCCAAACGCGTGACTGAAACGGCAAAGCATATTGCAATGAGCGCTGGTGCACAAGCAGAAGTACAAATAGACCGGGGGTATTCAGTTACCGTTAACGATCCACAACTGACAGAAAAAATGGTGCATAGTTTAGAAATAGCGGCAGGCAAAGAAAAAGTATTTATTGCACCCAAGCTAACGGGGGCCGAAGACTTTTCAAAATATCAACAATACATCCCCGGTCTATTTTTCTTTCTTGGCATTACCCCTGAAGAGTCAAGTCATGGCCAGGCAGCACCTAACCACTCTCCCCATTTTACCGTTGATGAAAGCGCCTTACCCGTAGGGGTGAAGGCGCTATGTCAATTAGCAATAGATGCCTTAAGCTTGTTTGGCCAAAAATAG
- a CDS encoding NAD(P)-dependent oxidoreductase, which yields MKTKCALIGTGLMGTPIAKRLLDHGYELVVWNRTRDKCQPLVQLGANLGGSIQETVADAHIIITMLTNGAAVTEVLQQGILPASKPGDIFIDMSSIPPHVAKQHAQWCREKGVDALDAPVSGGVVGAEQGSLAIMVGGEKSVFDDALPLFNVLGRATYVGEAGAGALAKLANQMIVGMSIAAVAEAMTLMAKAGADAKAVREAIRGGFAESRVLELHGQRMVERSFKPGAHATTQLKDLNTALDVARQYGLDLPVLAKTQALFQSMVENGLSDLDHSGLIVEIERLNSIVKNH from the coding sequence ATGAAAACTAAATGTGCGTTAATTGGAACTGGCTTAATGGGGACGCCCATAGCAAAGAGATTGCTAGATCATGGTTATGAGTTAGTGGTTTGGAACCGTACGCGTGATAAATGTCAGCCATTAGTTCAGTTAGGAGCAAACTTAGGCGGCTCTATTCAAGAGACGGTGGCTGATGCACACATCATCATTACCATGCTAACTAATGGTGCTGCAGTCACTGAAGTACTACAACAAGGTATATTACCTGCAAGCAAACCTGGGGATATTTTTATTGATATGAGTTCTATTCCACCCCATGTAGCTAAACAACATGCTCAGTGGTGTCGTGAGAAAGGCGTCGATGCTCTAGATGCGCCTGTATCAGGTGGGGTAGTGGGTGCAGAACAAGGATCGCTTGCTATTATGGTGGGCGGAGAAAAATCAGTTTTTGATGACGCGTTACCCTTGTTTAATGTACTAGGTAGAGCAACCTATGTTGGTGAGGCGGGAGCAGGAGCGCTTGCTAAACTGGCTAACCAAATGATCGTAGGTATGTCTATTGCAGCAGTTGCCGAAGCCATGACACTCATGGCAAAAGCAGGAGCGGATGCTAAAGCTGTGAGAGAGGCTATTCGCGGAGGGTTTGCAGAGAGTCGTGTCCTTGAATTACACGGCCAAAGAATGGTTGAGCGGAGTTTTAAACCAGGTGCTCATGCTACTACACAGTTAAAAGATTTAAATACGGCTTTAGATGTTGCCCGTCAATACGGATTAGATTTACCTGTTTTAGCTAAGACGCAAGCGCTTTTTCAGTCAATGGTAGAAAATGGTTTGAGTGATCTTGATCACAGCGGTTTAATTGTTGAAATTGAGAGACTCAATTCAATCGTTAAAAATCATTAA
- a CDS encoding LysR family transcriptional regulator — translation MRHATLRQLKVFETVARRLSFSRAAEELHLSQPAVSTQIRQLENHAGVPLFEQLGKKIYLTQAGETMLKHCRLIINQFREAEEAMDVFKGVSSGTLNVGVNSAADYFFPHILAEFKNQVEQAKIQLTVVNRDSLVQKLSDNEIDLIIMCRPPHEIEVIAEKFAPHPYVIIARPDHPLANKKNIALEELFDYPFITRETGSDTRDAISEKFKDQVTNLDIALAVQSTETIKQAVRSGMGLAFISAFNINLEIELNHLTILDVAGFPAMRHWYIIYRKEKLLPPITQAFIGFLHERGATLINDFTPLKRANVVTDLFLENSLSVSETF, via the coding sequence ATGCGCCATGCTACGTTACGTCAGTTAAAGGTATTTGAAACTGTCGCCAGACGGTTATCTTTCTCACGGGCAGCTGAGGAATTACATTTGTCTCAGCCAGCGGTATCAACTCAAATTAGGCAACTTGAAAACCATGCAGGAGTGCCGCTATTTGAGCAACTAGGTAAAAAGATATATCTCACCCAGGCGGGTGAGACTATGCTTAAACACTGCCGTCTGATTATCAATCAATTTCGTGAAGCTGAAGAAGCCATGGACGTCTTTAAAGGCGTTTCAAGCGGGACGTTAAATGTGGGGGTGAATAGTGCTGCCGATTACTTCTTCCCTCACATTTTAGCGGAGTTTAAAAACCAAGTTGAACAAGCGAAAATACAATTAACCGTTGTGAACAGAGACAGCTTGGTACAAAAATTATCTGATAACGAAATTGACTTGATAATTATGTGCCGTCCACCCCATGAAATAGAAGTGATTGCCGAAAAATTCGCTCCACACCCCTACGTGATCATTGCAAGACCAGATCATCCTCTTGCCAATAAGAAAAACATTGCGCTTGAAGAGCTATTTGACTACCCCTTTATCACAAGAGAAACAGGCTCTGATACACGAGATGCAATTTCTGAAAAATTCAAAGACCAAGTAACAAATTTAGATATTGCGCTGGCAGTTCAAAGTACTGAAACCATTAAACAAGCCGTCCGATCGGGGATGGGGCTGGCTTTTATCTCTGCCTTTAATATTAATCTTGAGATAGAACTTAACCATCTCACTATACTTGATGTGGCCGGTTTTCCTGCTATGCGTCACTGGTATATTATTTACCGTAAAGAAAAACTCTTACCTCCTATTACCCAAGCTTTTATTGGTTTTTTACACGAAAGAGGGGCAACATTAATCAATGACTTTACGCCACTTAAAAGAGCAAATGTTGTGACAGATCTCTTTTTAGAGAATAGCCTTAGCGTATCTGAAACCTTTTAA
- a CDS encoding 2-dehydropantoate 2-reductase, with translation MKICIVGGGGAIGGFLAVQLARAGNDVTVVARGKTLDAIREKGLTLITEEHPNGIQGPVRAVEKISEVGVMDVVILAIKAHQLTPIVDQIEQMVGQDTVIIPMQNGIPFWYFQRRPGLHQDHVVETVDPNGTIMKTLDPHKIVGCVVYPAAISVSPGVIKHVEGIRFPIGELDGATTERAQKISDMMTAAGFKSPILEDIRSEIWLKLWGNLTFNPISALTHGTLLEICQHPRTRQLAKDMMTEAQEIAHQFNVTFRVTIDKRIDGAEKVGRHKTSMLQDVEAGRELEVDALLGSVIELGQLVNVPTPRLEAVYALTTLLMDCIQDAKSGISLVRPGNQH, from the coding sequence ATGAAAATTTGTATTGTGGGTGGCGGTGGTGCAATTGGGGGATTTTTAGCGGTACAACTAGCCAGAGCAGGCAATGATGTGACAGTGGTTGCTCGCGGAAAAACATTGGACGCGATTCGTGAAAAAGGATTAACACTCATCACTGAAGAACATCCTAATGGAATACAGGGCCCTGTTCGAGCTGTAGAAAAAATAAGCGAAGTGGGTGTTATGGACGTGGTGATTTTGGCCATCAAAGCGCACCAATTAACTCCGATTGTAGACCAAATAGAACAAATGGTCGGGCAAGATACAGTCATTATCCCCATGCAAAACGGTATTCCTTTCTGGTATTTTCAACGCCGTCCAGGTTTACACCAGGATCATGTTGTTGAAACCGTTGATCCAAACGGCACCATCATGAAAACCCTTGATCCTCACAAAATTGTTGGCTGTGTTGTCTATCCTGCGGCCATCAGTGTATCTCCAGGTGTCATCAAACATGTAGAAGGCATTCGCTTCCCTATAGGTGAATTAGATGGAGCAACTACAGAGCGCGCCCAAAAAATATCTGACATGATGACAGCAGCTGGATTTAAGTCCCCCATTCTTGAAGACATCCGCTCGGAAATATGGTTGAAATTATGGGGCAACCTTACATTTAATCCTATCAGCGCCCTAACTCATGGAACATTACTTGAAATCTGTCAGCATCCAAGAACACGACAATTAGCCAAAGACATGATGACTGAAGCGCAAGAAATAGCGCATCAATTTAATGTGACATTCCGTGTAACAATTGACAAACGTATCGATGGCGCTGAAAAAGTGGGTCGCCATAAAACCTCAATGTTACAAGATGTGGAAGCTGGGCGTGAATTGGAAGTAGACGCACTACTTGGCTCGGTCATTGAACTTGGCCAATTGGTTAACGTACCGACACCAAGGCTTGAGGCAGTTTATGCACTCACCACGCTACTAATGGATTGTATACAAGATGCAAAAAGTGGGATTTCTCTGGTTAGACCCGGAAATCAACACTAA
- the frc gene encoding formyl-CoA transferase, with translation MENALSGIRILDMTHVQAGPTSSQLLAWLGADVIKFEPPSGDITRGQLRDIPDADSLYFTMLNCNKRSITVNMKNPSGKEVFVELLKQCDVIMENFGPGVLDRFGFTWEKVHEINPKIIMASIKGFGSAGPYSEFKAYENVAQAMGGAMSTTGFDDGPPLVTGAQIGDSGTGLHLAIGILAALQSRHRTGKGQYVEVAMMDSVMNLCRVKFRDHQRLSHGTLPEYSVDTNNRSATPRSGNDSGGGQLGNAIRCKPGGPNDFIYVVVQEAVWENLAKKIGGEALAQDSRFSTIQERRRNQNIMWQLITDYASQYTKREFMAILNEIDVPCGPIMSTEDLAEDEHVKLRDMYVELDHPKRGKWFNVGMPIKLSDNHVSMKRSPLLGEHTNEILKEVLGWNEEKIAQHKEAGAFTK, from the coding sequence ATGGAAAACGCATTATCAGGTATTCGCATCCTTGACATGACCCATGTTCAAGCTGGCCCAACCTCATCACAGTTATTGGCTTGGCTTGGAGCGGATGTGATTAAATTCGAGCCGCCATCTGGAGACATTACCCGTGGGCAATTAAGAGATATACCCGATGCGGATAGTCTCTATTTTACTATGCTGAACTGTAATAAACGCTCGATTACCGTGAACATGAAAAATCCCTCTGGTAAAGAGGTTTTTGTTGAATTGTTAAAACAATGTGATGTAATTATGGAGAATTTCGGACCAGGTGTACTAGATCGTTTTGGCTTTACTTGGGAAAAAGTTCACGAAATTAACCCGAAAATAATCATGGCATCAATTAAAGGTTTTGGCTCTGCTGGCCCTTATTCAGAATTTAAAGCTTATGAAAACGTAGCGCAGGCTATGGGTGGGGCAATGAGTACCACGGGTTTTGATGATGGCCCACCTCTAGTAACGGGTGCCCAGATTGGTGACTCTGGTACGGGATTACATTTGGCCATTGGTATATTAGCGGCACTTCAGTCAAGACATCGCACTGGCAAAGGGCAATATGTAGAAGTTGCTATGATGGATTCAGTGATGAATCTTTGTCGCGTTAAATTTAGAGATCATCAACGTCTTAGTCATGGCACCTTACCTGAGTATTCTGTTGATACTAATAATCGCTCTGCAACCCCTCGAAGTGGTAATGACTCAGGTGGTGGACAACTTGGTAACGCTATTCGTTGTAAGCCAGGTGGCCCTAATGACTTTATTTACGTTGTAGTACAAGAAGCGGTATGGGAAAACTTGGCCAAAAAAATAGGAGGAGAGGCACTCGCACAAGATTCACGTTTTAGTACGATTCAAGAAAGAAGACGTAATCAGAATATTATGTGGCAATTAATTACTGATTATGCCAGTCAATATACAAAACGAGAGTTTATGGCTATCCTCAATGAGATCGATGTGCCATGTGGTCCTATTATGAGCACAGAAGATTTGGCTGAAGATGAACATGTTAAATTACGTGATATGTATGTTGAACTTGATCATCCCAAACGTGGGAAATGGTTCAATGTGGGTATGCCAATTAAGCTTTCAGATAATCATGTGTCTATGAAACGCTCACCCTTACTCGGAGAGCATACCAATGAGATTTTGAAGGAAGTATTAGGTTGGAATGAGGAAAAAATAGCGCAACACAAAGAGGCGGGAGCTTTTACTAAGTAA
- a CDS encoding CTP synthase, whose product MTKYIFVTGGVVSSLGKGIAAASLGAILESRGIRITMLKLDPYINVDPGTMSPFQHGEVFVTDDGAETDLDLGHYERFISAKMTKKNNFTTGQIYESVIKKERRGDYLGGTVQVIPHITDEIKSCIVQGADGADIAIVEIGGTVGDIESLPFLEAIRQMAVELPRDATCFIHLTLLPYLPSAGEIKTKPTQHSVKELREIGIQPDALICRADRALPDDERRKIALFTNVHADAVISAPDVDSIYKIPSGLHTQRLDEIVLNKLAIKAPAADLSAWSKLVDAIEHPLHEVSIALVGKYVDLIESYKSLSEALIHAGIHERAKININYVDSERLETEGIDCLKGMDAILVPGGFGKRGVEGKIKAIRFARESSIPYLGICLGMQLAVVEFARHCANLPEAHSTEFEPQTKQPVIALITEFINAEGRVETRDTSSDLGGTMRLGGQSCVLEKDSLARTIYQHDVIIERHRHRYEVNNFYLPQLESAGLKISGKSSEEGLCEMIELPHHPWFVACQFHPEFTSTPRHGHPLFSSFIQAALAQHAKSKKPGRE is encoded by the coding sequence ATGACTAAGTATATTTTTGTCACCGGCGGTGTAGTTTCCTCACTAGGTAAAGGCATCGCAGCCGCATCGTTGGGTGCGATTCTTGAATCCAGAGGTATTCGTATCACTATGCTTAAGTTGGATCCCTATATTAATGTGGATCCAGGGACTATGAGCCCCTTTCAGCATGGTGAGGTTTTTGTCACCGATGATGGCGCTGAGACTGACTTAGACCTTGGTCATTATGAGCGTTTTATCAGCGCTAAAATGACTAAAAAGAATAACTTCACCACGGGTCAGATTTACGAAAGCGTGATTAAGAAAGAGCGCCGTGGTGATTATTTAGGTGGTACTGTTCAAGTTATCCCACACATTACGGATGAAATTAAAAGCTGCATTGTTCAAGGTGCTGATGGTGCAGATATTGCCATTGTCGAAATAGGTGGAACGGTGGGTGACATTGAGTCGTTACCGTTTCTTGAAGCTATTCGACAAATGGCTGTTGAACTACCGCGTGATGCGACCTGTTTTATTCATCTTACATTATTACCGTATTTACCCTCAGCAGGGGAAATTAAGACTAAACCCACGCAACACTCAGTAAAAGAACTACGTGAAATTGGTATACAGCCTGATGCGCTTATTTGTCGTGCCGATCGTGCTCTTCCTGATGATGAAAGACGCAAAATTGCTTTATTTACCAATGTTCATGCTGATGCCGTCATTTCTGCACCCGATGTTGACAGTATTTATAAAATTCCAAGTGGTTTGCATACCCAGCGTCTTGATGAAATTGTATTAAACAAGCTGGCAATTAAGGCGCCCGCAGCAGATTTATCTGCCTGGTCAAAACTGGTTGACGCCATTGAGCACCCACTTCATGAAGTAAGTATTGCTCTAGTTGGTAAATATGTTGATCTGATTGAATCTTATAAGTCACTTTCAGAAGCGTTAATTCATGCTGGTATTCACGAGCGTGCGAAAATCAATATTAATTATGTGGATTCAGAGCGTCTTGAGACTGAGGGAATTGATTGCCTGAAGGGGATGGATGCCATATTGGTTCCTGGTGGATTTGGTAAGCGTGGTGTTGAAGGTAAAATCAAAGCTATCCGTTTTGCTCGGGAATCATCAATTCCCTACTTGGGAATTTGCCTTGGTATGCAGCTTGCTGTTGTTGAGTTTGCACGTCATTGCGCCAACCTTCCTGAAGCCCATAGTACAGAGTTTGAACCTCAAACCAAGCAACCTGTGATTGCGTTGATTACTGAATTTATTAATGCTGAAGGGCGAGTTGAAACAAGAGATACTTCTTCTGATTTAGGCGGCACAATGCGTCTTGGTGGACAAAGTTGTGTACTTGAAAAAGACAGTTTAGCCCGCACTATTTATCAACATGATGTGATAATAGAACGCCACCGCCATCGTTATGAAGTGAATAATTTTTATTTGCCTCAATTAGAGTCAGCAGGATTGAAAATATCTGGTAAATCAAGTGAGGAAGGGTTGTGTGAAATGATTGAGTTACCTCATCACCCTTGGTTTGTGGCCTGTCAATTCCATCCCGAATTTACATCAACACCAAGACACGGTCATCCTTTATTCAGTTCTTTCATTCAAGCAGCACTGGCTCAGCATGCTAAGAGCAAGAAACCTGGGAGAGAATAA
- the kdsA gene encoding 3-deoxy-8-phosphooctulonate synthase — MKLCHFEAGINHPFFLIAGPCVIESRELVFEVAGQLKEITHELEIPFIFKASYDKANRSSGSSFRGIGQDKGLSILADVKKELGIPVLTDVHESADVKEVASVVDVLQTPAFLCRQTDFIEAVAKSGKPVNIKKGQFLAPHDMKNVVEKAKKASGQDNIMVCERGVSFGYNNLVSDMRSLSIMRETNCPVVFDATHSVQLPGGLGSASGGQREFVPVLARAAIAAGISGIFMETHPRPAQALSDGPNAWPLGQMRELLETLLEIDVIVKKQGLIEIQ; from the coding sequence ATGAAACTCTGTCATTTTGAAGCGGGAATTAATCATCCTTTTTTTCTCATTGCAGGGCCATGTGTGATTGAGTCACGTGAATTGGTTTTTGAGGTGGCAGGCCAATTAAAAGAGATAACTCATGAGCTTGAAATTCCTTTTATCTTTAAAGCCTCCTATGACAAAGCAAACCGTAGTTCTGGTAGTTCATTTAGAGGGATAGGCCAAGATAAGGGTTTGTCTATTTTGGCTGATGTTAAAAAAGAGTTAGGCATTCCAGTGTTAACTGACGTACATGAAAGCGCTGATGTGAAGGAGGTTGCATCTGTTGTTGATGTATTACAAACCCCTGCTTTTTTATGTCGTCAAACTGACTTTATTGAGGCTGTAGCTAAGTCAGGTAAGCCAGTAAATATTAAAAAAGGGCAGTTCCTAGCCCCTCACGATATGAAGAATGTTGTTGAAAAAGCCAAGAAAGCCAGTGGCCAAGACAATATTATGGTGTGTGAGCGCGGCGTCTCTTTTGGTTACAACAATTTGGTTTCTGATATGCGCTCGTTGTCGATTATGCGGGAAACAAATTGTCCGGTTGTTTTTGATGCAACTCATTCTGTTCAATTGCCTGGTGGATTAGGATCAGCTAGTGGTGGTCAAAGAGAATTTGTCCCTGTATTAGCAAGGGCTGCCATTGCGGCTGGAATCTCGGGGATATTTATGGAAACACATCCTCGCCCTGCACAAGCTTTGTCTGACGGCCCCAATGCGTGGCCTTTAGGGCAGATGAGGGAATTGTTGGAAACTTTACTTGAAATTGATGTGATTGTAAAAAAACAAGGTTTAATTGAAATCCAGTAA